From one Sylvia atricapilla isolate bSylAtr1 chromosome 17, bSylAtr1.pri, whole genome shotgun sequence genomic stretch:
- the PLBD2 gene encoding putative phospholipase B-like 2, with protein sequence MAAPWPLLVPCLLSPLLSPLLSAVPAGAAPSPVPRNVSVLLEPGSERLRVLPGRHPGAVAWAGLDDRIPHVGWAFLEVTTNASYNDSLQAYAAGLAEAAVTEQLMYMHWMNTMVGYCGPFKYESEYCQKLRNYLEANLAWMEEQMAKGQDPEYWHQVRLALLQLKGLEDSYNRRLDFPTGRITLAPFGFLLLQLGGDLEDLESALNRSSPQRVLGSGSCSALVKLLPGHRDLLVAHDTWSSYQAMLRIIKKYTLPFRTSAGGKAQIPGSVQVFSSYPGTIFSVDDFYILSSGLVALETTIANNNPALWKYLEPRGSVLEWLRNIVANRLARSGPEWATVFRRFNSGTYNNQWMVVDYNAFTPGRASPAPGVLTVLEQIPGLVVVADKTELLYQQSYWASYNVPYFEEIFNASGNLELVKKYGDWFTYDKNPRAQIFRRNQTLVHDLDSMIRLMRSNNYLQDPLSRCRGCEPPQNAENAISARSDLNPSNGTYPFPALRQRCHGGIDMKVTSSGMVPTFGLVAVSGPARDDVPPFRWSTSPCSSLLHMGHPDLWTFPPVKVHWD encoded by the exons ATGGCGGCCCCGTGGCCGCTGCTGGTGCCCTgtctcctgtccccgctcctgtccccgctcctcTCCGCCGTCCCGGCGGGCGCAGCCCCGTCCCCGGTGCCCCGCAATGTCTCCGTGCTGCTGGAGCCCGGCTCCGAGCGGCTGCGCGTCCTCCCCGGCCGTCACCCCGGCGCGGTCGCCTGGGCCGGCCTCGATGACCGCATCCCTCACGTCGG ctgggCGTTCCTGGAGGTGACCACCAACGCCTCGTACAATGACAGCCTGCAGGCCTACGCTGCTGGGCTCGCCGAGGCTGCCGTCACCGAGCAG CTGATGTACATGCACTGGATGAACACCATGGTGGGCTACTGCGGCCCCTTCAAGTACGAGAGCGAGTACTGCCAGAAGCTGCGGAACTACCTGGAGGCCAACCTGGCCTGGATGGAGGAGCAGATGGCAAAAGGGCAAGACCCCGAGTACTGGCACCAG gtgcgcctggccctgctgcagctgaaggggCTGGAGGACAGCTACAACAGGCGCCTGGACTTCCCCACGGGCAGGATCACCCTGGCACCTTTTGGCTTCCT gctgctgcagttgGGGGGTGACCTGGAGGACTTGGAGTCTGCCCTGAACCGCTCCTCTCCACAGCGTGTCCTGGGCTCGGGCTCGTGCTCTGCTCTCGTGAAGCTGCTGCCAGGCCACCGGGACCTGCTGGTGGCCCACGACACCTGGAGCTCCTACCAGGCCATGCTGCGCATCATCAAGAAGTACACGCTGCCCTTCCGCACCTCGGCCGGCG GCAAGGCTCAGATCCCTGGGAGCGTCCAGGTGTTCTCCTCTTACCCTGGCACCATCTTCTCCGTGGATGACTTCTACATCCTCAGCAGCGGGTTG GTCGCGCTGGAAACCACCATTGCGAACAACAACCCGGCCCTGTGGAAGTACCTGGAGCCCCGGGGCAGCGTCCTGGAGTGGCTGAGGAACATTGTGGCCAACCGGCTGGCCCGCAGTGGGCCCGAGTGGGCCACGGTCTTCCGACGCTTCAACAGCGGCAC GTACAACAACCAGTGGATGGTGGTGGACTACAATGCCTTCACACCGGGCAGAGCGAGCCCGGCGCCGGGCGTGCTGACAGTGCTGGAGCAGATCCC gggcCTGGTGGTGGTGGCTGATAAGACAGAGCTGCTGTACCAGCAGAGCTACTGGGCCAGCTACAACGTGCC GTACTTTGAGGAGATCTTCAACGCCAGTGGGAACCTGGAGCTGGTGAAGAAATACGGTGACTGGTTCACTTATGACAAGAACCCCCGTGCCCAGATCTTCCGCCGGAACCAGACGCTGGTGCACGACCTGGACTCCATGATCCGCCTGATGCG GTCCAACAACTACCTGCAGGACCCTCTGTCACGGTGCAGGGGCTGTGAGCCCCCCCAGAATGCTGAGAACGCCATCTCGGCCCGCTCCGACCTCAACCCTTCCAATGGCACCtaccccttccctgccctgcgCCAGCGCTGCCACGGCGGCATCGACATGAAG GTCACCTCCTCAGGCATGGTGCCCACCTTCGGGCTGGTGGCAGTCAGCGGCCCCGCCCGGGATGATGTGCCCCCCTTCCGCTGGAGCACgtccccctgcagctccctgctccacaTGGGCCACCCCGACCTCTGGACCTTCCCCCCAGTCAAGGTCCACTGGGACTGA